Proteins encoded by one window of Streptomyces sp. NBC_01477:
- the malQ gene encoding 4-alpha-glucanotransferase, with translation MDRARLAALHGVDVTYRPAPGQEVKVSEETVVAVLAALGVDASTPCAVKDALAAYELRASHRLLAPCTVLRAGQPLTGPPEGAEVTVETTAGERLLGVPEEPGRYGLRAVAPDGRTARGDLVVAPARLAGPPGRAFGFMAQLYSTLSRRSWGMGDLGDLADLAAWSGRALGAGFIQINPLHAAVPGRPTDPSPYRPSSRRFPDPVYLRIEEVPEYAYLSRDAREQAERLLVKAAALRDNVLLKGMLIDRDAVWELKAQALELLREVPLSPGRQAAYADFLAAQGQALDDHATWSTLAELHGPDWHKWPAGLREPRSPQVARVRSEHLDRVDFHCWLSWLTDSQLAVAQRAARDAGMPVGVVHDLAVGVHPAGSDAWSMQDVLASGMSTGAPPDAFNARGQDWGLPPWRPDALAATGYAPYRDLIARMLRHAGGLRIDHVMGLFRLWWVPEGRPPTEGTYVRYDAEAMLGLLALEAYEAGAVVIGEDLGTVEPGVRRQLADRGILGTSVLWFERDYEGEHADRRPLPPSAWREDCLATATTHDLPSTAARLTGEHVELRHRLGLLTRPLEQEEAEDAAEVAEWIALLGRLGLLPEGAADEEAVVRAVHRFLAATPARMVGVWLPDGVGDRRPQNLPGTWDQYPNWRLPVAGPDGAPLTLEQLAASPRLHALADEVRRALHPDGAP, from the coding sequence ATGGACCGGGCACGGCTGGCGGCGCTGCACGGCGTGGATGTGACGTACCGCCCGGCACCAGGGCAGGAGGTCAAGGTCTCGGAGGAGACGGTGGTGGCGGTGCTCGCCGCCCTGGGCGTGGACGCGTCCACCCCCTGCGCGGTGAAGGACGCGCTGGCCGCGTACGAGCTGCGCGCTTCCCACCGCCTGCTGGCGCCCTGCACGGTGCTGCGCGCCGGGCAGCCGCTGACCGGCCCGCCCGAGGGCGCCGAGGTCACCGTCGAGACCACGGCGGGCGAGCGCCTCCTCGGCGTGCCGGAGGAACCGGGGCGTTACGGCCTGCGGGCGGTCGCGCCGGACGGCAGGACCGCCAGGGGCGACCTGGTGGTGGCGCCCGCACGGCTGGCCGGGCCGCCCGGCCGGGCGTTCGGCTTCATGGCGCAGCTGTATTCGACGCTGTCCCGGCGTTCCTGGGGCATGGGCGACCTCGGCGACCTGGCGGATCTCGCGGCCTGGTCGGGGCGGGCGCTGGGCGCCGGCTTCATCCAGATCAACCCGCTGCACGCGGCTGTCCCCGGCCGCCCCACCGACCCGTCGCCGTACCGCCCCTCCTCGCGGCGCTTCCCCGACCCGGTCTATCTGCGGATCGAGGAGGTCCCCGAATACGCGTACCTGTCCAGGGACGCCCGCGAGCAGGCCGAGCGGCTGCTGGTCAAGGCCGCGGCCCTGCGGGACAATGTGCTGCTCAAGGGCATGCTCATCGACCGGGACGCGGTCTGGGAGCTGAAGGCGCAGGCGCTGGAGCTGCTGCGGGAGGTGCCGCTCAGCCCCGGCAGGCAGGCCGCCTACGCCGATTTCCTGGCCGCGCAGGGCCAGGCGCTCGACGACCACGCCACCTGGTCGACGCTGGCCGAACTGCACGGCCCCGACTGGCACAAGTGGCCCGCCGGGCTGCGCGAGCCGCGCTCGCCGCAGGTGGCCAGGGTCCGCAGCGAGCACCTCGACCGGGTCGACTTCCACTGCTGGCTGAGCTGGCTGACGGACAGCCAGCTGGCCGTCGCGCAGCGGGCCGCCCGCGACGCCGGGATGCCGGTCGGCGTGGTGCACGACCTCGCGGTCGGCGTGCACCCGGCAGGCTCCGACGCCTGGTCGATGCAGGACGTGCTGGCCAGCGGCATGTCCACCGGGGCGCCGCCGGACGCCTTCAACGCCCGCGGCCAGGACTGGGGCCTGCCGCCCTGGCGCCCCGACGCCCTCGCCGCCACCGGCTACGCCCCCTACCGCGACCTGATCGCCCGGATGCTGCGGCACGCGGGCGGGCTGCGGATCGACCATGTGATGGGCCTGTTCCGGCTGTGGTGGGTGCCCGAGGGCCGCCCGCCCACCGAGGGCACGTATGTGCGCTACGACGCGGAGGCGATGCTCGGGCTGCTGGCCCTGGAGGCGTACGAGGCCGGCGCCGTCGTCATCGGCGAGGACCTGGGCACGGTCGAGCCCGGGGTACGCCGGCAGCTCGCCGACCGCGGCATCCTCGGCACGTCCGTGCTGTGGTTCGAACGCGATTACGAGGGCGAGCACGCCGACCGCCGTCCGCTGCCGCCGAGCGCCTGGCGCGAGGACTGCCTCGCCACCGCGACCACCCACGACCTGCCGAGCACCGCGGCCCGGCTCACCGGCGAGCACGTCGAACTGCGGCACCGGCTCGGCCTGCTCACCCGTCCCCTGGAGCAGGAGGAGGCCGAGGACGCCGCTGAGGTCGCCGAGTGGATCGCCCTGCTGGGCCGGCTCGGCCTGCTCCCCGAGGGCGCGGCCGACGAGGAGGCCGTGGTCAGGGCCGTCCACCGCTTCCTGGCTGCGACGCCCGCCCGGATGGTCGGCGTCTGGCTCCCCGACGGTGTCGGGGACCGCCGCCCGCAGAATCTCCCGGGCACCTGGGACCAGTACCCGAACTGGCGGCTCCCCGTCGCCGGCCCGGACGGCGCCCCGCTCACCCTCGAACAGCTTGCCGCGTCCCCGCGCCTGCACGCGCTCGCCGACGAGGTCCGCCGCGCCCTCCACCCGGACGGCGCGCCCTAA
- a CDS encoding ABC transporter ATP-binding protein, which yields MATTGTFAVELRSLTRTYGRGEAAVHALRGIDLALPRGSFTAVMGPSGSGKSTFLQCAAGLDRPTRGEVLLGGEPITGLNENRLTKLRRSRIGFVFQSFNLLPSLTVQQNVLLPLRLAGERPDRRRAQALLAEVGLEGHGRRRPGQLSGGQQQRVAIARALITRPEVIFADEPTGALDTGTARDVLGLLRRAVDALDATVVMVTHDPVAASRADRVLFLADGLLAGEVHAPTPTAVADRMVALTARGQGGGPLGAVA from the coding sequence ATGGCTACAACAGGCACATTCGCTGTGGAGCTCCGCTCCCTGACCCGCACCTATGGCCGCGGCGAAGCGGCCGTCCACGCGCTGCGCGGTATCGACCTCGCCCTGCCCCGCGGCAGCTTCACCGCCGTGATGGGGCCCTCGGGCTCGGGGAAGAGCACCTTTCTGCAATGTGCGGCGGGTCTGGATCGGCCGACCCGCGGCGAGGTGCTGCTCGGCGGCGAACCGATCACCGGCCTGAACGAGAACCGGCTGACCAAGCTGCGCCGCAGCCGGATCGGCTTCGTCTTCCAGTCCTTCAACCTGCTGCCCTCGCTGACCGTGCAGCAGAACGTGCTGCTGCCGCTGCGGCTGGCGGGCGAACGCCCCGACCGGCGCCGCGCGCAGGCGCTGCTGGCCGAGGTGGGCCTCGAAGGCCACGGGCGGCGCCGCCCCGGGCAGCTCTCCGGCGGGCAGCAGCAGCGGGTCGCCATCGCCCGCGCGCTGATCACCCGGCCCGAGGTGATCTTCGCCGACGAGCCGACCGGCGCGCTCGACACCGGCACCGCGCGTGACGTCCTCGGCCTGCTGCGACGGGCCGTCGACGCCCTGGACGCCACGGTGGTGATGGTGACGCACGACCCGGTCGCCGCCTCCCGCGCCGACCGGGTCCTCTTCCTGGCCGACGGCCTGCTCGCCGGCGAAGTCCACGCCCCGACCCCGACCGCTGTCGCCGACCGCATGGTCGCGCTGACCGCCCGCGGCCAGGGCGGCGGGCCGCTGGGAGCCGTGGCATGA